aaaaagttattaccATAGTCTGAGAAcgttaaaggttttatatgtgatttttcacacttaaatgtaatataaatcaagtatatcctctgaaaataactctgagtcatgactgtctacaatgggtgtaacacccgagtcccactgtctgtgatgttttcagagttttcagagtcctatcttcagtttgtttacatcgcctggacggccggctgactcctcccctcacgtataaaagttgtttaattgaagaactagagaaaagaagaataacatactgtactcactgcttaactgtgtttctagatcacgctcatttcaggtaaatttacatgcagtgtgaagatacgagcataataaagatcactagcattagcatgctaacacaacaatgcagcgcaacttgttttggtttcatgctggtgctcaagggcgacatctgctggatcacaaaatcacatataaagtctttaaagtcaCGCTGATAATGATTCAGACTTTAAACTTACTTCAATAAAGACACCAGTGATCGCTCTGTGCTGTAGCTTTTCTCAGTGTACTTCAACACCCTGTTTCCTGCCAGGAAGATCAggttggttttgtttttcttccctttctcaGTTCCAAGAAGCTTTATTACCTAAAGTTCATACAACAGGAATACACAATAAGTatattatcaaaaaaaaaaacactctgtaTGCATCTAGTGGTCCAAATTTAACTAATTAATGTGAGAAAAGTCAAATATGAAGTTGAACCTGTAAGTGACTGAGGTTGGACACATGAGTTCCGCAGCACATGTTGGCGTCGACACCTTCGATATCAATGATCCGTATGGGCCCCGCGTGGTCGTCTGGTAGCCCTCGACTCCTCACCTGGTTCACACACAGAACTCTTGTAACATAAAGTACAAGTGAAACCCCCTACATGCAGCACATACATCTTACACATTGACTTTTTGAGTGTGATTACAGAGTAGGACTGTATATGAACCTTTTCCACAGCCGGGTCGTCTATGGAGAGAAGCTGCACAGTGACGGGGACGTGGGCTCTGATCTTTTCGTTTACAGCTTCTTCCAGGGCCTGGAGCTGGGCGGGCTTCACACAGGGAGTGTCCAGCTCAATGGTGCTTCTTTGACGGCCCAGATCcctagaaaaacaaaacacacacaaagagaaatcaGTTAAAACCCAGATCCAAGCGATTTCTGGTATACTAATCCATGCAGGGGTGAGGTGATGTACCAGGATGTGGTCTTGTATCCGAAAAACGCATCTGCCAAAGCTGTTATCAAATGTTGACCTACGAgttgagaggggaaaaaaaatgttgttcaagTTGATGAAACGATTTAAGATCTTGGTTAAGAATTTTCAGTTCACCGTCATAAAACTGAACATAAGTCCCAAAACTTCATGATTACTTAGAGCCTTTCTCAAATCTCTTCCAACACACTTCCACTCCGTTTACGCACTCTTATGAAGGGTCAGCCACATGGAGTGCCGTCCAAATTAGCTGTATCCCCTCCACCTTAATGAAGGGGAGATCGTTGGTGGACGGCTTGCCtgaacaacaccccccccccagctccctacattttatcccatctctccccacggtgcagtctaggcctgtgaaggctgtttcatcatgagccggggatccagtcgaagatttctgccttttaataaagcagttttttcttaccactgtaacttttgctgctttgctaaagtgctcatgatggatagaccgggtctttgtaacataacaataagtaaggtcttttacctgctttttgtaacgtaataatgagtaaggtcttttacctgctttttgtaacataacaataaataaggtcttttacctgctttttgtaaagtgtctccagataacacttgtcatgagttgacgctatacaaataaaaattgattgattgattgattgatgaaggGTAGTTCATTCAGCTGTGGGTGTGACGTCAGGTAGAGTGTGGAGGGAGCGGTTTGAGAAAGGCTCTTAACATTGCTCACCTGAGTGTTGCTGCATGTGATCAAACCTCCTCTCCCAGTCGACCTTCACCTGCACCTGCTGACCCACCTCCAAAGGTGAGCTCACAAAGTGTACCGCTTCAGGCCCCTGTCTCGTCACCCTCAGAGCTGGGACGTCTCCGATCAGTCCATGGTCATCTGGCTGAAAGAAAGAAGTACAGTAAAATCATGCATGAATGAGAAGGGCTTGCTTCGAGCAGAATCAGGTATTGAACTATAACTTGCTTACTTGGCCGCCTCCTTCAGGAAACAATATGGTGTCTTGGAGCTTGACATGGAAGCCCTTGAGAGTTTCTTTCTTTCCGTTGACCTCTTGTTTGAGTTCAGCTGGACAGCAGGACACCACAGAGGTGACAAACTGAAGGAACAACACATGAAATGGAAACGTACATTAAGTTATATCCTCTTTACGTTGATaaagtgtgttgtgttttcacaaaacaaaaaaagcgtCACAGCAACTGATTGTATCTTCACTTCAATATAAACTAAATGGTAAAACTCATGGGCAACTGTGTTTGGTTGGGAACATAAATATGACTTGTTAGCTAGTAATAAACATTCCAACACAGTCTGTAACTAGGTCCTGCTCACTATAGACTCTGGTCCAGTAACTATAGTTAGCATTAGCAACAATGCTAACCACTGCAGATAATGAATgctacatgacatgaaacatgttcgTACCTCTTTCATATAACAGTCTCGTTGACACTGAAAAGCCATATTGGAATGTCTTTGCGTGGAAAACTCGACCTCACACTAGTTTATGTAATGTATATGAGGGGAGGCTGGTTAGTATGGCTAGCAACAGAGACCAAATTTCGTTTCAccgacttcttcttcttcttcttcttcttcttctattggTTTTTAATGGCGGCATTACTGCATTACCGCACTCTACTGGAATGCAAAAGACTTACAGTGAAATATATTTACACTGTTCACCCAAAGTGCTCCTCATTCGTGACATTTCCCGTTTTATACACATTTGTCCACCTCAGTGTCACATCAAACTCTTCCCCTGTTATGGTCACACAATGTCTGGACATATCCAGGCCAATTTAcagacttggtccgtgccgggacttggaccggcgaccctccgattcccagcccaagtccctacagactgagctactgctgcccaaGTCAACCATATAAAGCATGAAACCCTTATATACAGATGGtagcctttaaaaaacatgtgtaaatcaaaacaacaatataaaaactgtgCCGAGTATCATTACCTTTATTGAAAATTGATGTGATATGTCTGTGCACACAGTGGACAAAACACATCAATAAATAATCCCATAGAAAATATCACAGTATTTTGAACAATAACACCTAAAATCATCTGCAAATAACACAAAGCTTGAGCAAACATAGAACTGTCATCAGGATCTTTTTTTATAGAGGCTTCAAACAcaagcagggggcgctgtggcTCTCAGTCCGACTGTAGGGGAAGATATAAAAGAAAGTGGAATGTGTCAACATCTGAATGACCATAAACTATCTGATTCAATAATCATGCAAAGTAATCAAGATTAGTGTTTTCTAGTTTTCATGCATTAATGAAGAAAACACAGTGGTTATTGAACAGAAAAGGGATATACACCCTAAAACCTGTTTAGACTATCACACTAACATTTGACTTACATCACTTAGATCCCCCATATCTGGTGCTGCTCCTTTGTTTTTACCAGAGATTTCCTGGATCATCTGAAAAGGGAGAGCCAAATGATtactcagacaaacacacacatgaatccAAAACCTCTGCTGTAGCTATATTTTGACATGTTCAAGTCACATGTACCTTTAATAAGCTCTAACAGACAAATTGAATGAACTTGCTTGACACACAGCAGGTACTCACATCCGCATATCTATCAAACTCTTCCTTTCCTTCGTCTTCTTCATTCTCCCAGTCCCTCCAGTTATCAAAGTCTACAGTAATCCAACTTGGCTGCAGAAAGAAGGAGACACGATACAATGAGAAATGATGCTTACCAAGGTGAAGCAGCACCCTGATTCAAATGTATACAGGTGTTGGAGGTTTCTTGTACTGCCTGCCTGTTTAACAGTGGATTAAGATGAATTTCAAATTGTAATCATCAGTGGGAAACTCATGTCTATTTGAGACCA
The genomic region above belongs to Labrus bergylta chromosome 21, fLabBer1.1, whole genome shotgun sequence and contains:
- the ptges3l gene encoding putative protein PTGES3L isoform X2, with product MNKPKIVRPEESQPARALWFDRKKYVTINFKVQRPKDVQVDIQPDKMILCCKNDTDDVFYNELHFYEKVQIHDSRERVYDRTINVLLRKVKPDYAWPRLQKDEARPSWITVDFDNWRDWENEEDEGKEEFDRYADMIQEISGKNKGAAPDMGDLSDFVTSVVSCCPAELKQEVNGKKETLKGFHVKLQDTILFPEGGGQPDDHGLIGDVPALRVTRQGPEAVHFVSSPLEVGQQVQVKVDWERRFDHMQQHSGQHLITALADAFFGYKTTSWDLGRQRSTIELDTPCVKPAQLQALEEAVNEKIRAHVPVTVQLLSIDDPAVEKVRSRGLPDDHAGPIRIIDIEGVDANMCCGTHVSNLSHLQVIKLLGTEKGKKNKTNLIFLAGNRVLKYTEKSYSTERSLVSLLKTGPDEHVEAVDKLQKSVKLLQKTNLNLLRDMAVLIAQNFKSDPQRGNFFSYHKKEGDNEFMGIIANELNSEETLVFLTVGEEKGPGLFLLTGPSGPVSDMGPRVLEMLQGKGAGKNGRFQGKANSLARRGEVEDFLRQHFKHHTSEEE